One Cryptomeria japonica chromosome 9, Sugi_1.0, whole genome shotgun sequence genomic window carries:
- the LOC131050108 gene encoding lysine histidine transporter-like 8 isoform X4: MFGRKAKTEEEEEDSEKSFSLQVPSAAVMEESGGERELVSIPATPMGATPPFTPGAHSPHHQISTSHSHAVTPGQRSPRPSQTPASTRPPSSLVSPSMPRSPLLKTPRTPRTPWTPSLISPRFLSPIGTPMKRVLTNMKSYLEEVGHLTKLNPQDAWLPITESRNGNAYYAAFHNLNAGIGFQALILPVAFTFLGWSWGMVSLTLAYIWQLYTLWVLIRLHEAVPGKRYNRYVELAQAAFGERLGVWLSLFPTVYLSAGTATALILIGGETMKLFFQIVCGPNCGSNPLTTVEWYLVFTSLCIVLSQLPNLNSIAGLSLIGAVTAITYCTMVWGLSISRPRPLGISYDTMKANTETATGFAVLNALGIIAFAFRGHNLAMEIQATMPSSLKHPAYIPMWRGAKVAYVLIAMCVFPIAIGGYWAYGNFMPAGGILNALYAIHNQDISRGLLATTFLLVVFNCLSSFQIYSMPVFDSFEAGYTSRTNKPCPLWVRAGFRVFYGFISFFIGVALPFLSSLAGLLGGLTLPVTFAYPCFMWISIKKPEKYTSSWYLNWGLGILGIVFSLAFSVGGVWSMVDSGLKLKFFKPT, translated from the exons ATGTTTG GTAGAAAGGCAAAGactgaagaggaagaggaggattcAGAGAAGAGTTTCAGTTTGCAGGTCCCTTCAGCAGCAGTAATGGAAGAATCAGGAGGTGAAAGAGAGCTAGTATCAATACCTGCTACACCTATGGGTGCCACCCCTCCCTTTACACCAGGTGCACATTCACCCCATCACCAAATCTCAACTTCACATTCTCATGCTGTAACCCCAGGACAGAGATCTCCCAGGCCTTCACAAACGCCTGCCAGTACGAGACCTCCCTCATCTCTGGTCTCCCCTTCCATGCCAAGGTCACCACTGTTAAAGACTCCAAGGACTCCCAGAACCCCATGGACCCCTTCCCTCATTTCTCCTAGGTTTTTGAGCCCCATTGGAACCCCGATGAAGAGGGTTTTGACCAACATGAAGAGCTATTTGGAGGAGGTGGGACACCTCACCAAACTCAATCCTCAGGATGCATGGCTTCCCATCACGGAATCCAGAAATGGAAATGCTTACTACGCTGCATTCCATAATCTCAATGCAGGCATTGGGTTTCAGGCCTTGATACTTCCTGTGGCTTTTACCTTTTTGGGATG GAGTTGGGGAATGGTGTCTCTCACCTTAGCCTACATATGGCAACTCTACACTCTCTGGGTCCTGATCAGGCTTCATGAAGCTGTACCAGGGAAGCGCTACAATCGATATGTGGAGCTTGCCCAAGCTGCTTTCG GGGAGAGACTTGGTGTTTGGTTATCTCTGTTTCCAACGGTTTATCTGTCCGCTGGCACTGCAACTGCATTGATACTGATTGGTGGAGAGACAATGAAGCTGTTTTTCCAAATAGTTTGTGGCCCTAATTGTGGATCCAATCCACTTACTACAGTGGAATGGTATCTGGTTTTCACATCTCTTTGCATTGTTCTGTCCCAGCTTCCTAATCTCAACTCCATAGCTGGGCTCTCGCTCATAGGTGCTGTAACTGCAATCACCTACTGCACTATGGTTTGGGGTTTGTCTATTAGCAGGCCTAGACCTTTGGGGATATCTTATGATACAATGAAGGCGAACACGGAGACTGCCACAGGTTTCGCAGTTTTGAATGCACTAGGAATTATAGCTTTTGCCTTTAGGGGTCACAATCTTGCCATGGAAATTCAG GCTACTATGCCATCAAGCCTCAAGCACCCTGCTTACATACCAATGTGGCGAGGAGCAAAGGTTGCATATGTGTTAATTGCCATGTGCGTGTTCCCTATTGCAATTGGAGGCTACTGGGCTTATGGAAATTTT ATGCCTGCAGGCGGAATTCTAAATGCTTTGTATGCCATCCACAACCAGGATATTTCAAGGGGGCTTTTAGCAACAACTTTCTTATTGGTTGTGTTCAATTGTCTCAGCAGCTTTCAGATCTATTCTATGCCAGTCTTTGACAGTTTTGAAGCAGGCTATACTAGTAGAACTAACAAGCCATGTCCTCTTTGGGTCCGTGCCGGATTTCGAGTGTTCTATGGTTTCATTTCATTCTTTATCGGGGTTGCACTTCCATTTCTTTCCAGCCTTGCAGGTCTGTTAGGAGGTCTTACTCTGCCAGTGACTTTTGCATACCCATGTTTTATGTGGATTTCTATCAAGAAGCCTGAAAAATACACTTCTAGCTGGTACCTGAACTGGGGCCTTGGCATACTGGGGATTGTTTTCAGCCTGGCATTTTCAGTTGGAGGAGTGTGGAGCATGGTTGACAGTGGCTTAAAGCTCAAGTTTTTCAAGCCAACTTAG
- the LOC131050108 gene encoding lysine histidine transporter-like 8 isoform X1: protein MNSLNWVSSQSQDVCMCTVLCIYLSRKAKTEEEEEDSEKSFSLQVPSAAVMEESGGERELVSIPATPMGATPPFTPGAHSPHHQISTSHSHAVTPGQRSPRPSQTPASTRPPSSLVSPSMPRSPLLKTPRTPRTPWTPSLISPRFLSPIGTPMKRVLTNMKSYLEEVGHLTKLNPQDAWLPITESRNGNAYYAAFHNLNAGIGFQALILPVAFTFLGWSWGMVSLTLAYIWQLYTLWVLIRLHEAVPGKRYNRYVELAQAAFGERLGVWLSLFPTVYLSAGTATALILIGGETMKLFFQIVCGPNCGSNPLTTVEWYLVFTSLCIVLSQLPNLNSIAGLSLIGAVTAITYCTMVWGLSISRPRPLGISYDTMKANTETATGFAVLNALGIIAFAFRGHNLAMEIQATMPSSLKHPAYIPMWRGAKVAYVLIAMCVFPIAIGGYWAYGNFMPAGGILNALYAIHNQDISRGLLATTFLLVVFNCLSSFQIYSMPVFDSFEAGYTSRTNKPCPLWVRAGFRVFYGFISFFIGVALPFLSSLAGLLGGLTLPVTFAYPCFMWISIKKPEKYTSSWYLNWGLGILGIVFSLAFSVGGVWSMVDSGLKLKFFKPT from the exons atgaattcaTTGAATTGGGTGTCATCCCAATCTCAAGACGTGTGTATGTGCACAGTGCTCTGCATTTACTTAA GTAGAAAGGCAAAGactgaagaggaagaggaggattcAGAGAAGAGTTTCAGTTTGCAGGTCCCTTCAGCAGCAGTAATGGAAGAATCAGGAGGTGAAAGAGAGCTAGTATCAATACCTGCTACACCTATGGGTGCCACCCCTCCCTTTACACCAGGTGCACATTCACCCCATCACCAAATCTCAACTTCACATTCTCATGCTGTAACCCCAGGACAGAGATCTCCCAGGCCTTCACAAACGCCTGCCAGTACGAGACCTCCCTCATCTCTGGTCTCCCCTTCCATGCCAAGGTCACCACTGTTAAAGACTCCAAGGACTCCCAGAACCCCATGGACCCCTTCCCTCATTTCTCCTAGGTTTTTGAGCCCCATTGGAACCCCGATGAAGAGGGTTTTGACCAACATGAAGAGCTATTTGGAGGAGGTGGGACACCTCACCAAACTCAATCCTCAGGATGCATGGCTTCCCATCACGGAATCCAGAAATGGAAATGCTTACTACGCTGCATTCCATAATCTCAATGCAGGCATTGGGTTTCAGGCCTTGATACTTCCTGTGGCTTTTACCTTTTTGGGATG GAGTTGGGGAATGGTGTCTCTCACCTTAGCCTACATATGGCAACTCTACACTCTCTGGGTCCTGATCAGGCTTCATGAAGCTGTACCAGGGAAGCGCTACAATCGATATGTGGAGCTTGCCCAAGCTGCTTTCG GGGAGAGACTTGGTGTTTGGTTATCTCTGTTTCCAACGGTTTATCTGTCCGCTGGCACTGCAACTGCATTGATACTGATTGGTGGAGAGACAATGAAGCTGTTTTTCCAAATAGTTTGTGGCCCTAATTGTGGATCCAATCCACTTACTACAGTGGAATGGTATCTGGTTTTCACATCTCTTTGCATTGTTCTGTCCCAGCTTCCTAATCTCAACTCCATAGCTGGGCTCTCGCTCATAGGTGCTGTAACTGCAATCACCTACTGCACTATGGTTTGGGGTTTGTCTATTAGCAGGCCTAGACCTTTGGGGATATCTTATGATACAATGAAGGCGAACACGGAGACTGCCACAGGTTTCGCAGTTTTGAATGCACTAGGAATTATAGCTTTTGCCTTTAGGGGTCACAATCTTGCCATGGAAATTCAG GCTACTATGCCATCAAGCCTCAAGCACCCTGCTTACATACCAATGTGGCGAGGAGCAAAGGTTGCATATGTGTTAATTGCCATGTGCGTGTTCCCTATTGCAATTGGAGGCTACTGGGCTTATGGAAATTTT ATGCCTGCAGGCGGAATTCTAAATGCTTTGTATGCCATCCACAACCAGGATATTTCAAGGGGGCTTTTAGCAACAACTTTCTTATTGGTTGTGTTCAATTGTCTCAGCAGCTTTCAGATCTATTCTATGCCAGTCTTTGACAGTTTTGAAGCAGGCTATACTAGTAGAACTAACAAGCCATGTCCTCTTTGGGTCCGTGCCGGATTTCGAGTGTTCTATGGTTTCATTTCATTCTTTATCGGGGTTGCACTTCCATTTCTTTCCAGCCTTGCAGGTCTGTTAGGAGGTCTTACTCTGCCAGTGACTTTTGCATACCCATGTTTTATGTGGATTTCTATCAAGAAGCCTGAAAAATACACTTCTAGCTGGTACCTGAACTGGGGCCTTGGCATACTGGGGATTGTTTTCAGCCTGGCATTTTCAGTTGGAGGAGTGTGGAGCATGGTTGACAGTGGCTTAAAGCTCAAGTTTTTCAAGCCAACTTAG
- the LOC131050108 gene encoding lysine histidine transporter-like 8 isoform X2: protein MNSLNWVSSQSQDVCRKAKTEEEEEDSEKSFSLQVPSAAVMEESGGERELVSIPATPMGATPPFTPGAHSPHHQISTSHSHAVTPGQRSPRPSQTPASTRPPSSLVSPSMPRSPLLKTPRTPRTPWTPSLISPRFLSPIGTPMKRVLTNMKSYLEEVGHLTKLNPQDAWLPITESRNGNAYYAAFHNLNAGIGFQALILPVAFTFLGWSWGMVSLTLAYIWQLYTLWVLIRLHEAVPGKRYNRYVELAQAAFGERLGVWLSLFPTVYLSAGTATALILIGGETMKLFFQIVCGPNCGSNPLTTVEWYLVFTSLCIVLSQLPNLNSIAGLSLIGAVTAITYCTMVWGLSISRPRPLGISYDTMKANTETATGFAVLNALGIIAFAFRGHNLAMEIQATMPSSLKHPAYIPMWRGAKVAYVLIAMCVFPIAIGGYWAYGNFMPAGGILNALYAIHNQDISRGLLATTFLLVVFNCLSSFQIYSMPVFDSFEAGYTSRTNKPCPLWVRAGFRVFYGFISFFIGVALPFLSSLAGLLGGLTLPVTFAYPCFMWISIKKPEKYTSSWYLNWGLGILGIVFSLAFSVGGVWSMVDSGLKLKFFKPT, encoded by the exons atgaattcaTTGAATTGGGTGTCATCCCAATCTCAAGACGTGT GTAGAAAGGCAAAGactgaagaggaagaggaggattcAGAGAAGAGTTTCAGTTTGCAGGTCCCTTCAGCAGCAGTAATGGAAGAATCAGGAGGTGAAAGAGAGCTAGTATCAATACCTGCTACACCTATGGGTGCCACCCCTCCCTTTACACCAGGTGCACATTCACCCCATCACCAAATCTCAACTTCACATTCTCATGCTGTAACCCCAGGACAGAGATCTCCCAGGCCTTCACAAACGCCTGCCAGTACGAGACCTCCCTCATCTCTGGTCTCCCCTTCCATGCCAAGGTCACCACTGTTAAAGACTCCAAGGACTCCCAGAACCCCATGGACCCCTTCCCTCATTTCTCCTAGGTTTTTGAGCCCCATTGGAACCCCGATGAAGAGGGTTTTGACCAACATGAAGAGCTATTTGGAGGAGGTGGGACACCTCACCAAACTCAATCCTCAGGATGCATGGCTTCCCATCACGGAATCCAGAAATGGAAATGCTTACTACGCTGCATTCCATAATCTCAATGCAGGCATTGGGTTTCAGGCCTTGATACTTCCTGTGGCTTTTACCTTTTTGGGATG GAGTTGGGGAATGGTGTCTCTCACCTTAGCCTACATATGGCAACTCTACACTCTCTGGGTCCTGATCAGGCTTCATGAAGCTGTACCAGGGAAGCGCTACAATCGATATGTGGAGCTTGCCCAAGCTGCTTTCG GGGAGAGACTTGGTGTTTGGTTATCTCTGTTTCCAACGGTTTATCTGTCCGCTGGCACTGCAACTGCATTGATACTGATTGGTGGAGAGACAATGAAGCTGTTTTTCCAAATAGTTTGTGGCCCTAATTGTGGATCCAATCCACTTACTACAGTGGAATGGTATCTGGTTTTCACATCTCTTTGCATTGTTCTGTCCCAGCTTCCTAATCTCAACTCCATAGCTGGGCTCTCGCTCATAGGTGCTGTAACTGCAATCACCTACTGCACTATGGTTTGGGGTTTGTCTATTAGCAGGCCTAGACCTTTGGGGATATCTTATGATACAATGAAGGCGAACACGGAGACTGCCACAGGTTTCGCAGTTTTGAATGCACTAGGAATTATAGCTTTTGCCTTTAGGGGTCACAATCTTGCCATGGAAATTCAG GCTACTATGCCATCAAGCCTCAAGCACCCTGCTTACATACCAATGTGGCGAGGAGCAAAGGTTGCATATGTGTTAATTGCCATGTGCGTGTTCCCTATTGCAATTGGAGGCTACTGGGCTTATGGAAATTTT ATGCCTGCAGGCGGAATTCTAAATGCTTTGTATGCCATCCACAACCAGGATATTTCAAGGGGGCTTTTAGCAACAACTTTCTTATTGGTTGTGTTCAATTGTCTCAGCAGCTTTCAGATCTATTCTATGCCAGTCTTTGACAGTTTTGAAGCAGGCTATACTAGTAGAACTAACAAGCCATGTCCTCTTTGGGTCCGTGCCGGATTTCGAGTGTTCTATGGTTTCATTTCATTCTTTATCGGGGTTGCACTTCCATTTCTTTCCAGCCTTGCAGGTCTGTTAGGAGGTCTTACTCTGCCAGTGACTTTTGCATACCCATGTTTTATGTGGATTTCTATCAAGAAGCCTGAAAAATACACTTCTAGCTGGTACCTGAACTGGGGCCTTGGCATACTGGGGATTGTTTTCAGCCTGGCATTTTCAGTTGGAGGAGTGTGGAGCATGGTTGACAGTGGCTTAAAGCTCAAGTTTTTCAAGCCAACTTAG
- the LOC131050108 gene encoding lysine histidine transporter-like 8 isoform X3: MGTGRKAKTEEEEEDSEKSFSLQVPSAAVMEESGGERELVSIPATPMGATPPFTPGAHSPHHQISTSHSHAVTPGQRSPRPSQTPASTRPPSSLVSPSMPRSPLLKTPRTPRTPWTPSLISPRFLSPIGTPMKRVLTNMKSYLEEVGHLTKLNPQDAWLPITESRNGNAYYAAFHNLNAGIGFQALILPVAFTFLGWSWGMVSLTLAYIWQLYTLWVLIRLHEAVPGKRYNRYVELAQAAFGERLGVWLSLFPTVYLSAGTATALILIGGETMKLFFQIVCGPNCGSNPLTTVEWYLVFTSLCIVLSQLPNLNSIAGLSLIGAVTAITYCTMVWGLSISRPRPLGISYDTMKANTETATGFAVLNALGIIAFAFRGHNLAMEIQATMPSSLKHPAYIPMWRGAKVAYVLIAMCVFPIAIGGYWAYGNFMPAGGILNALYAIHNQDISRGLLATTFLLVVFNCLSSFQIYSMPVFDSFEAGYTSRTNKPCPLWVRAGFRVFYGFISFFIGVALPFLSSLAGLLGGLTLPVTFAYPCFMWISIKKPEKYTSSWYLNWGLGILGIVFSLAFSVGGVWSMVDSGLKLKFFKPT; the protein is encoded by the exons ATGGGTACAGGTAGAAAGGCAAAGactgaagaggaagaggaggattcAGAGAAGAGTTTCAGTTTGCAGGTCCCTTCAGCAGCAGTAATGGAAGAATCAGGAGGTGAAAGAGAGCTAGTATCAATACCTGCTACACCTATGGGTGCCACCCCTCCCTTTACACCAGGTGCACATTCACCCCATCACCAAATCTCAACTTCACATTCTCATGCTGTAACCCCAGGACAGAGATCTCCCAGGCCTTCACAAACGCCTGCCAGTACGAGACCTCCCTCATCTCTGGTCTCCCCTTCCATGCCAAGGTCACCACTGTTAAAGACTCCAAGGACTCCCAGAACCCCATGGACCCCTTCCCTCATTTCTCCTAGGTTTTTGAGCCCCATTGGAACCCCGATGAAGAGGGTTTTGACCAACATGAAGAGCTATTTGGAGGAGGTGGGACACCTCACCAAACTCAATCCTCAGGATGCATGGCTTCCCATCACGGAATCCAGAAATGGAAATGCTTACTACGCTGCATTCCATAATCTCAATGCAGGCATTGGGTTTCAGGCCTTGATACTTCCTGTGGCTTTTACCTTTTTGGGATG GAGTTGGGGAATGGTGTCTCTCACCTTAGCCTACATATGGCAACTCTACACTCTCTGGGTCCTGATCAGGCTTCATGAAGCTGTACCAGGGAAGCGCTACAATCGATATGTGGAGCTTGCCCAAGCTGCTTTCG GGGAGAGACTTGGTGTTTGGTTATCTCTGTTTCCAACGGTTTATCTGTCCGCTGGCACTGCAACTGCATTGATACTGATTGGTGGAGAGACAATGAAGCTGTTTTTCCAAATAGTTTGTGGCCCTAATTGTGGATCCAATCCACTTACTACAGTGGAATGGTATCTGGTTTTCACATCTCTTTGCATTGTTCTGTCCCAGCTTCCTAATCTCAACTCCATAGCTGGGCTCTCGCTCATAGGTGCTGTAACTGCAATCACCTACTGCACTATGGTTTGGGGTTTGTCTATTAGCAGGCCTAGACCTTTGGGGATATCTTATGATACAATGAAGGCGAACACGGAGACTGCCACAGGTTTCGCAGTTTTGAATGCACTAGGAATTATAGCTTTTGCCTTTAGGGGTCACAATCTTGCCATGGAAATTCAG GCTACTATGCCATCAAGCCTCAAGCACCCTGCTTACATACCAATGTGGCGAGGAGCAAAGGTTGCATATGTGTTAATTGCCATGTGCGTGTTCCCTATTGCAATTGGAGGCTACTGGGCTTATGGAAATTTT ATGCCTGCAGGCGGAATTCTAAATGCTTTGTATGCCATCCACAACCAGGATATTTCAAGGGGGCTTTTAGCAACAACTTTCTTATTGGTTGTGTTCAATTGTCTCAGCAGCTTTCAGATCTATTCTATGCCAGTCTTTGACAGTTTTGAAGCAGGCTATACTAGTAGAACTAACAAGCCATGTCCTCTTTGGGTCCGTGCCGGATTTCGAGTGTTCTATGGTTTCATTTCATTCTTTATCGGGGTTGCACTTCCATTTCTTTCCAGCCTTGCAGGTCTGTTAGGAGGTCTTACTCTGCCAGTGACTTTTGCATACCCATGTTTTATGTGGATTTCTATCAAGAAGCCTGAAAAATACACTTCTAGCTGGTACCTGAACTGGGGCCTTGGCATACTGGGGATTGTTTTCAGCCTGGCATTTTCAGTTGGAGGAGTGTGGAGCATGGTTGACAGTGGCTTAAAGCTCAAGTTTTTCAAGCCAACTTAG
- the LOC131050108 gene encoding lysine histidine transporter-like 8 isoform X5, producing MEESGGERELVSIPATPMGATPPFTPGAHSPHHQISTSHSHAVTPGQRSPRPSQTPASTRPPSSLVSPSMPRSPLLKTPRTPRTPWTPSLISPRFLSPIGTPMKRVLTNMKSYLEEVGHLTKLNPQDAWLPITESRNGNAYYAAFHNLNAGIGFQALILPVAFTFLGWSWGMVSLTLAYIWQLYTLWVLIRLHEAVPGKRYNRYVELAQAAFGERLGVWLSLFPTVYLSAGTATALILIGGETMKLFFQIVCGPNCGSNPLTTVEWYLVFTSLCIVLSQLPNLNSIAGLSLIGAVTAITYCTMVWGLSISRPRPLGISYDTMKANTETATGFAVLNALGIIAFAFRGHNLAMEIQATMPSSLKHPAYIPMWRGAKVAYVLIAMCVFPIAIGGYWAYGNFMPAGGILNALYAIHNQDISRGLLATTFLLVVFNCLSSFQIYSMPVFDSFEAGYTSRTNKPCPLWVRAGFRVFYGFISFFIGVALPFLSSLAGLLGGLTLPVTFAYPCFMWISIKKPEKYTSSWYLNWGLGILGIVFSLAFSVGGVWSMVDSGLKLKFFKPT from the exons ATGGAAGAATCAGGAGGTGAAAGAGAGCTAGTATCAATACCTGCTACACCTATGGGTGCCACCCCTCCCTTTACACCAGGTGCACATTCACCCCATCACCAAATCTCAACTTCACATTCTCATGCTGTAACCCCAGGACAGAGATCTCCCAGGCCTTCACAAACGCCTGCCAGTACGAGACCTCCCTCATCTCTGGTCTCCCCTTCCATGCCAAGGTCACCACTGTTAAAGACTCCAAGGACTCCCAGAACCCCATGGACCCCTTCCCTCATTTCTCCTAGGTTTTTGAGCCCCATTGGAACCCCGATGAAGAGGGTTTTGACCAACATGAAGAGCTATTTGGAGGAGGTGGGACACCTCACCAAACTCAATCCTCAGGATGCATGGCTTCCCATCACGGAATCCAGAAATGGAAATGCTTACTACGCTGCATTCCATAATCTCAATGCAGGCATTGGGTTTCAGGCCTTGATACTTCCTGTGGCTTTTACCTTTTTGGGATG GAGTTGGGGAATGGTGTCTCTCACCTTAGCCTACATATGGCAACTCTACACTCTCTGGGTCCTGATCAGGCTTCATGAAGCTGTACCAGGGAAGCGCTACAATCGATATGTGGAGCTTGCCCAAGCTGCTTTCG GGGAGAGACTTGGTGTTTGGTTATCTCTGTTTCCAACGGTTTATCTGTCCGCTGGCACTGCAACTGCATTGATACTGATTGGTGGAGAGACAATGAAGCTGTTTTTCCAAATAGTTTGTGGCCCTAATTGTGGATCCAATCCACTTACTACAGTGGAATGGTATCTGGTTTTCACATCTCTTTGCATTGTTCTGTCCCAGCTTCCTAATCTCAACTCCATAGCTGGGCTCTCGCTCATAGGTGCTGTAACTGCAATCACCTACTGCACTATGGTTTGGGGTTTGTCTATTAGCAGGCCTAGACCTTTGGGGATATCTTATGATACAATGAAGGCGAACACGGAGACTGCCACAGGTTTCGCAGTTTTGAATGCACTAGGAATTATAGCTTTTGCCTTTAGGGGTCACAATCTTGCCATGGAAATTCAG GCTACTATGCCATCAAGCCTCAAGCACCCTGCTTACATACCAATGTGGCGAGGAGCAAAGGTTGCATATGTGTTAATTGCCATGTGCGTGTTCCCTATTGCAATTGGAGGCTACTGGGCTTATGGAAATTTT ATGCCTGCAGGCGGAATTCTAAATGCTTTGTATGCCATCCACAACCAGGATATTTCAAGGGGGCTTTTAGCAACAACTTTCTTATTGGTTGTGTTCAATTGTCTCAGCAGCTTTCAGATCTATTCTATGCCAGTCTTTGACAGTTTTGAAGCAGGCTATACTAGTAGAACTAACAAGCCATGTCCTCTTTGGGTCCGTGCCGGATTTCGAGTGTTCTATGGTTTCATTTCATTCTTTATCGGGGTTGCACTTCCATTTCTTTCCAGCCTTGCAGGTCTGTTAGGAGGTCTTACTCTGCCAGTGACTTTTGCATACCCATGTTTTATGTGGATTTCTATCAAGAAGCCTGAAAAATACACTTCTAGCTGGTACCTGAACTGGGGCCTTGGCATACTGGGGATTGTTTTCAGCCTGGCATTTTCAGTTGGAGGAGTGTGGAGCATGGTTGACAGTGGCTTAAAGCTCAAGTTTTTCAAGCCAACTTAG